The Rhizobium leguminosarum genome includes a region encoding these proteins:
- a CDS encoding DUF1153 domain-containing protein: MTEMIRPRVKYVIGPDGSPLTIADLPPPNTRRWVIRRKAEVVAAVRGGLLSLEEACERYTLTVEEFLSWQSSINSHGLAGLRTTRIQQYRH; this comes from the coding sequence ATGACCGAAATGATACGTCCCCGAGTAAAATATGTCATCGGCCCCGATGGCAGCCCCCTGACGATCGCGGATCTTCCGCCGCCCAATACGCGGCGCTGGGTGATTCGCCGGAAGGCAGAGGTTGTCGCGGCTGTCCGCGGTGGCTTGTTGAGCTTGGAAGAGGCCTGCGAGCGTTACACGCTCACGGTCGAAGAATTCCTGTCCTGGCAGTCGTCGATCAACAGCCACGGTCTTGCCGGCCTGCGCACCACGCGCATTCAGCAATATCGTCACTGA
- a CDS encoding paraquat-inducible protein A codes for MSALSMARPVLLVAAPFFLALGLVLPLVRFETLYFFDDTPSLIEIIVSLWQGGDGLLAAIVALVSILLPFLKMIGITVEAMGITAEATAAGGGAGSLFYRRVVPHLSKWSMMDVLLVAIVIAAAKTTGLADAFTQPGLWCYAASSMISGLLHSLMGDASGPK; via the coding sequence ATGAGTGCGCTTTCGATGGCTCGCCCCGTGCTTCTCGTGGCTGCGCCGTTCTTCCTGGCGCTCGGCCTCGTCTTGCCGCTGGTCCGTTTCGAGACGCTGTATTTCTTCGACGACACGCCGTCGCTCATCGAAATCATCGTCTCGCTTTGGCAAGGCGGGGACGGGCTGCTGGCGGCAATCGTCGCCCTGGTTTCGATCCTGCTCCCGTTTCTGAAGATGATCGGCATCACCGTGGAGGCGATGGGGATCACCGCAGAAGCGACGGCCGCCGGGGGTGGGGCCGGCAGCCTGTTCTATCGTCGCGTCGTACCGCATCTGTCCAAGTGGTCGATGATGGATGTGCTGCTCGTCGCGATCGTCATTGCGGCGGCGAAGACGACGGGGCTGGCGGATGCCTTCACGCAGCCCGGCCTCTGGTGCTACGCGGCCTCGTCAATGATTTCGGGCCTTCTTCATTCCCTCATGGGAGATGCGTCCGGCCCGAAATAA
- a CDS encoding GNAT family N-acetyltransferase translates to MDIRSEEGVSGGRYAAEVEGHEAEMTYSRTSPKLVIIDHTAVPDSLRGKGVGQALALHAVEAARTGGWKIIPLCPFFKAQAQRHPEWKDVVN, encoded by the coding sequence ATGGACATTCGAAGTGAGGAAGGCGTCTCCGGCGGCCGCTATGCGGCCGAGGTCGAAGGGCACGAGGCGGAGATGACCTATTCACGCACATCGCCTAAGCTGGTCATCATCGATCACACGGCCGTTCCCGATTCGCTGCGCGGTAAAGGTGTCGGCCAGGCGCTGGCGCTCCACGCCGTGGAGGCAGCCCGGACCGGCGGCTGGAAGATCATCCCGCTCTGCCCATTCTTCAAGGCGCAGGCACAACGCCATCCGGAATGGAAGGATGTCGTGAATTAA